The sequence CTCAAGATCGCGGTGCCCGAGGAGATCGCCTGGCGCAGAGGATTCATCGGCGACGACGATCTGCGTTCCCGGGGGAAAAACTTCGCAAATCGGGTTACGGTGCCTATCTTCTCGAGCTGCTCGAGCGTGGAAAGGGATTCTGAATGAAGGTGCGGCCGCTGGCCATCGACGGCGCGTGGGAACTCACACCAGTCCAGCACGGTGATGCGCGCGGACTGTTCGCGGAGGTGTTCAAGGGCGACTTGCTCGAAGAGGTGGTCGGCCATCGGCTCGATCTCGCTCAGGTGAACCTGTCGGTATCGGCGGCGGGGGTGCTGAGGGGCGTCCACTTCGCCGACGTCCCGCCGGGGCAGGCGAAGTACGTGACCTGTCCGTCCGGCGCGATCCTCGACGTCATCGTCGACATCCGGGTCGGCTCACCGACTTTCGGGACCTACGACACCGTGCTGCTCGACGATGTGGACCGCCGCGCGGTCTATCTCTCCGAGGGGCTGGGCCACGCCTTCTGTTCGCTGGCCGACGGCTCGACGGTCACCTACCTGTGCTCGACCGGATACAACCCGACCGCTGAGCACGGCATCAATCCGCTCGACCCGGAACTCGCCATCACGTGGCCGACCACCGCCCGTGACGGCACGCCGCTCGACTACGAACTGTCGGCGAAGGACACCGCTGCGCCGGGACTCTCGGATGCGCGGGAGAGCGGACTGCTGCCCGAGTACGCCGATGTCACGGCCTACCTGAGGTCGTTGGCCGACGGCTGACCGATCGGCGGCAGGCGTCGAGACCGCCCCGCTCCCGCCATCACGTTTCCTTCTGGTTCTCCGAGTTCTGAAGCGCAATCGCTCGCGCGAGCCTCGCATACTTGATCTCGATCTCACGGAACTTCAGATAGGTCGACACCGTGGTGAACGCGAATGCGATCACCAGCAAGAACAAGACCAGGTCCAGTCCGCGCTGGATGCCGATCTGATTGGCCATCCAGGTCACGTCGTCCTGGCGCAACATCGCGTACACCCCGAACACCACGAACGCGACGAACAGGATCTTCACTCCCGCCGACGATCGCGCCGTGCCGCGATTGACGATGAAGAACGTGACCAGTGCCACGATCCCCACGATGGTCACGATCTGCAACCAGATCATCGCGCTCACTTCCTCATCCGGGTGTGCAGCAGGCCGTCGGCGACGATGTTCACGCCGTTGATCAACGACTGTCCCTTCGCCCGGGAATAGTCGGTGTACAGAATCGTCACCGGTTGTTCGGTGACGCGCCATTGGTGATGGTCGATGAGCGCGACGAACTCCGACGCGTGGCTCATGCCGTTCATGATGAGGTCGAGCTGGTCGGCCACCGTCTTGTTGAAGGCGCGCAATCCGTTGTGCGCGTCGGTGAGTCCCAGTCGCCGAGTGCGCGGACTGAGAAATACGATGGTGCGCAAGGCCATTCGACGAATCATCGGTACCGACTCACTCCGCCCCTCGGCGAACCGGGTGCCGACCACGATGTCCACCGGTTCGGTGCGGAGTCGCTCGACCATCGCGACCACATCGTCGACGCGATGCTGGCCGTCGGCGTCGAAGGTGACGAAGAAGCGTGCCCCCGGCTGGGCGCGTGCGTACTCGACGCCGGTCTGGATGGCCGCCCCTTGGCCGAGGTTGACCGGGTGCCGCACCAGACGGACGCCGGCCGAGGCGATCTCGGCGGCGGAGTTGTCGGTGCTGCCGTCATCGACACAGACGATGTTGGGGAAGACCTTCGCCGCGTCCGAGGCGACCTTCCGGATCACCTGCGCCTCGTTGTACACGGGTATCACCAGCCACACGTCATCATTGCTGGTGGAACCGGAGACCATGTCGGTTACCCTAGCCGAGGTGTGGGGGCATCCCGGCACTAGTCTGGTCGCGTGCCGATCGACGTGATGATGCCCTTCTACGGCGACGTCGCGCAGTTCCGGCAGGCCGTCACGAGCGTGTTGGCCCAGCGTGACGGAGACCTCCGGCTCGTGGTGATCGACGACTGCTACCCCGATCCCGAGCCCCGCGAATGGCTGACCTCACTCACTGATCCGCGGGTCCACTACCTGCGCAATGAGACGAATCTCGGGGTGAACGGCAATTTCCGACGCTGCGTCGAGCTCGTCGAGGCCGAGCATTTCGTGGTGATGGGCTGCGACGACGTGATGCTGCCCGATTACCTCGGCACCGTGCGCGCCCTCGCGCGCGACCACCCCGATGCGGTGGTGATCGCCCCCGGCGTGGAGGTCATCGACGACCGAGACGATGTGGTGCGTCCGCTCGGCGACCGGATCAAGGCGTTCCTCACGCCCAAGCCCGCCGTCGGTGCGGCGGCGACGACACTGACCGGTGAAGCCATGGCCACCAGCCTCTATCACGGCAACTGGACCTATTTCCCGTCGTTGCTGTGGCGCACGGCGGCGGTTCGGGACGTCGGCTTCCGTCCCGGGCTGGAGATCGTCCTCGACCTGGCGTTGTTGGTTGACCTCGCCGCGACGGGTGGTTCGCTGGTCCACGACCCGACGGTGGTGTTCCGCTACCGGCGTCACGAGGCGTCGGTCAGTTCTGTGCAGGCTGTCGACGGTCGACGGTTTGCCGAGGAGAACGCGTTCTTCGCCGTCGAGGCCCGGCGATGCGCCGATCTCGGCTGGCATCGGGCCGCGCGCGCCGCGCGCTTTCACGCGACATCGCGGCTGAATCACGCTCAGTCGCGCGTACTGACGGCCATCGCCGCGCTGCGCCGCGCGAACGCGAGACCATGAATCGACATCCCGACGATGGGTCCGCCGATCAGGGCGATCGCCACTCGGCCCTCGACCCCGAGCGGCACCAGCAGTAGACCGGCCGACGCCAGCGTGGCGACCCACCATCCGGTGGCGTACCAGCGGTGCGAGCCGACCGCGATCGCGGCGGCCCCGGTCACCGTCAGCAGGGCGAGAGCGGTGGCACCGAGCGTGAACGCGGCGAGGGTGACGCCCGCGAGCTGGAAATCGGCCCCGAACACGGTGGTCAGCAGCCAGGGGCCGACGAGCCATGCGGCCGCCGAACCCACCACGCCGATCGCCGCGACCACCGCGACGGGCGCACGCAGAGCCACCATCAGATGGCGCCTGCCGTCGACGAAACGGGTGATGAGCACGCCCTGGAAGCTGTTCAGCGGCACCAGGAGCGGTGCCCGGGTGAGTGTCACGGCCAGCACCACCGCCCCCACGGTCGCGGTGTCGGCGTCGTCCCCGCCGGTGGCGTTGATCAGTACCGGGAAGCCCATCACCAGCACCGCGCTCGCGGCGGCCGCGGCCATCGCGGTCACCGTGTTGCCGGTGAAGTGCCGGGGCGTGACGTCGCCGTGCAGACCGACCGCGGCCCGTGCCTCACTCGACGTGAGCAGGACGGCCATCCACGACACCGATCCGATCACCGTGATCACCAGAAATGCCGTCACCTCACCGTCGAGGGCCACCGCGACGACCGCCCCGACCAACCGGATCAGTGCGTCGACGGAGAGCAGGACCGCGAACGGACCCCAGGCCAGCGCTCCCGACAGCGCGCCCGCGAGATGTGCGTAGACCGCGAACGACGCCACGCCGACCGAGAGCAGCAGTACCGACAGCCAGCGTTCGTCGGTGAAGACCTGACCGCTCCACAGCGGTGACGTCGCGGCCACCAGGGCCGCGAGCACCAGGCCGATCGTCGTGTTGATCAGCCACGGACGTGCGCGGAGGCGGTCGGCGGGCGTGCGGTGAGTGTCGAGGGCGGCCCGCACGGCGCGGGTCGTCTCCTGGAGCTGGCCGTTCTGGGTGCCGGTGACCATGCCGTAAGCGGCCCAGAACACCGCGAAGACGGCATAACCCGCGGCACCGAGATGACGTGCGGCCAGCAGCAACACCAGATATCCGGACGCGGCGGCGATGAGTGTGGCGACGGTGACGCGCCCGATGGTGCCACGGACCGGCCCCTGGTCTACGTCGTCGGACATGGGAGATCCACCGATCTGACCGGTTTCAGGACGGCCCGGGAAAGGCCGGCAGCGCGGCGGTGAACAGCCAGTCGTCCCAGAGCGGGCCGAGCGACATCGTCGAGTAGTTCGCCGCCAGCGCGATGAAGTCCTCGGTGGTCGCCGACCCGTACCGATACTTGTCGGTCCATCGACGCAACAGCGCGAAGAAGTTCCCGTCGCCGATACTCAGGCGCAACGCGTGCAAGGTCAGTGCGCCGCGTTTGTAGACCCAGTCGTCGAACATCCGGCGCGGCCCGGGGTCGGTGAGCGTCGCGCGGACAGGGTGTTCGGCGAGCTTGTCGTAGTAGACCCGCGCCCACTCGGCGGCGCTCCGGCCGCCGGAATGCTGGCTCCAGAGCCACTCGGCGTAGCAGGCGAATCCCTCGTGCAGCCAGATGTCGCGCCACCGGGACAGTGTCACCGAGTTCCCGAACCACTGATGCGCCAGCTCGTGCGCGACGAGTCGTTCGGCATGACGGGTGCCGTCGCAATGGTTGGCGCCGAAGATGGAGAAGCTCTGCGCCTCGATGGGGATGTCCAACTCGTCGTCGGTGATCACGACGGTGTAGGCGGGGAACGGGTAGGGGCCGAACATCTCGACGAACGCCTCGACCATCTCGGTCTGGCGGCCGAAGTCGATGTCGAGGTTGTGCATCAGTCGATGCGGGAGGATCGCTTCGACCGGAACGGGTTTGGTGGCCAGTGTCTTCTTCTTGTACATCCCGATCTGGACGGACGCGAGGTACGTCGACATCGGCTCCACCTGTTGATAGACCCAGGTCGTCTGCGCCGCACGCGTGCGCTTGGACTCGAGCACGCCGTTGGCGAGCGCGTAGTAGGGACTGTCGGTGGTGATGGAGATCCGGAATGGGGCCTTGGCGCCGGGATGGTCGTCGCAGGGGAACCACGACCCGGCGCCGTTGGGCTGGTTGGCGCAGAGCGCGCCGTCGGTCAGTTCTTCCCACCCGACCTCGCCCCACGGTCCGCGGATGGGTCGTGGCGACCCGGAGTACCGGATGACGATGGTGAGTGCGCCGCCCGGAGGGATCGGAGCCTCGGGTGTGATGGCCAGCTTTCGGTTCCGGTGGCTGTGGCGCGCACGCTTGCCGTCGATCGTGACCCGTGACACCGACATCGACGACGCGAGGTCGAGGGTGAACCTGCGTAGCTGGATGAACGACGTCGCGGTCAGTGTCGCGGTGCCGGCGAGCCGGTTCGGCGACACCTTGTACTCGAGTTCGAGGTCGTAGCGGGAGATCCGGTAGCCGAGGTTCCCGTTGTCGGGCAGGTAGGGGTCGAGGCCATCGAGTGGAGCGCCGAGGAGGGGTTGTCGCAGGCCTCTGCTCGACTTACCCGGCACTGACGCTCCTGCCTGACCGATACGCACCCCGGGCACACGTTCACCTGAGATGATCCGATGGATGGATGCGCCGCAGAGGTACGGGTTGCGGCGCGTATGTCCCACGGCGGCGGTGAGCCGTCGCGGACACTTAGGTTACCTGCCGCACCCGAGGTACACGCGGCAGTGGCGCTCGTGAGAAAGTGAGGATCCGAACCGGACTACAGTCCGGTTATCTGGGTCGGGACGAAAGGAAGACCATGTTCGGCGTACGCAGTGTGACGTTCTTCTTGGCACGGCTGATTCTCGGCTACATCTTCATCATGCATGGCTGGCAGAAGCTCCACACGAACGGAATCAGCAATGTGGAGAAGAGCTTCGACGCGATGGGTGTCCCGGCTCCTGACCTCGCCGCGCAGTACGCGACGTGGGTCGAATTCATCGGCGGCATCCTGCTCATCCTGGGACTGTTGCTGCCGCTGGTGTCGATCCTGTTGATCGCGGACATGATCGGCGCGATCGCCTACGCGCATTGGGATCACGGATTCTGGAACAACGACGGCGGGTACGAGCTCCCGCTCGCGCTGATCGGCGGACTGCTCGCGGTCGGCTTCGCCCAGTCGGGTGGTGCCGCAGCCGATCACTACGTGTTCCGGCGTCGTCGCCGGACCGCCGTCGTCGACTGATCGTCCCGGGCGCGGCCGCTCAACCGTTCCACGGCGCGATCGGGTTTCCCTGCCAGCGGGTATGCGCCGGCACCACGTCGCCCCGCATCACGAGTGATGCGGGGCCGACGGTGGCGGCCTCGCCGAGGCCGGCAGCCGGCAACGCGACGCAGTGCGGGCCCAGCGTGGAGCCGGCCTCGAGGGTGACCCGGTCGATGGCCATCACCCGATCGTGGAACAGATGAGTCTGCACGACACAGCCTCGCTGCACCGTGGCGCCGTCGCCGAGCGTCACGAGATCCGCTTCGGGCAGCCAGTACGTCTCGCACCAGACCCCTCTGCCGATCCGGGCGCCCAGCATGCGCAACCACAGGTTGAGGATGGGTGTTCCGGTGGCGGCGTTGGCGAACCAGGGGGCCGCGACCGTCTCGACAAAGGCATCCGAGAGTTCGTTGCGCCAGACGAACGAACTCCACAGTGGGTGCTCGGACACTCGGATACGGCCGACGACCAGCCACTTCGCCGCTGCCGCGATGCAGCACGCCGCAGCGCCGGCCACCAGCAGCAGTAGTCCGCTCACGAGGGCCGCCACCCAGTAGTGGGTGTGCTGGGCGATGTACTGCAGACCGAGCAACATGAACAGGCCGAGGCCGAACGACACCATCAGCGGGATGATCCGCAACGTCTCGACCACCGCCCGGGCGAACTTGAGCCGGGTCGACGGATCGAACGTGCGCGAGGTGTCGGAGGAGGCCGCCGTGCGTCGCAGCCGAACCGGGGGACTGCCCAGCCAGCTCGACCCCGACTTTGCGCGGTCCGGCGTGGCCGAGAGCACCGCGACGAGGCTGTTCTTCGGCACCTTGCGGCCGGGCCCGGTCATCCCCGAGTTGCCCAGGAACGATCGTTTCCCGATCTTGGCCTCGTCGATGTGCATCCAGCCGCCGCCGAGCTCATAGGAGGCCACCATGGTGTCGTCGGCGAGGAACGCCCCGTCGCCGATGGTGGTGAACTTGGGCAGCACCAGCGCCGTCGAGATCTCGGTGCCCGTCCCGACCTTGACGCCGAGGAGGCGGAACCACCACGGCGTCAACAGGCTCGCGTACAGCGGGAACAGGTAGGTGCGCGCGGCGTCGAGGAGGCGCTCGGTCATCCAGACCTGCCAGCCGACGCGCGAGCGCACGGGGTGATAGCCCTTGGTCATCCCGATCGACAGCAGCCGGACCAGCACGGCGGTGACCACCGCGAAGACCAGAAGGCTGGTCACGGTGGCCGCCGGCAGCAAGATCAGGCAGCGCTGTCCCACGCCACGCAAGCGGTCGGCGTGGATGGCCCAGGAGCCCATCACCGCGAGTCCGGCGGCCAACGCGATCAGCGGGATGGCGGCCAGCACCAACGACGACACCCCGTAGATGGAGACCCACGCGCTGCCACGCGGGGGCCGGTGTTCGGGCCACGGATGTTCGGCCTTGCGGACCTTCACCGCCGGCGAGCCCGCCCAGTGCTGGCCGGCCTTCACCCGACCGCGGACCGCCGAGCCGGGCGCGACCTCGGCGTCGCGGCCGACCACCGCGCCGGGCAACAGCGTCGACCGCGCGCCGACCGACGCGCCACGTTTGATCAC is a genomic window of Gordonia sp. SID5947 containing:
- a CDS encoding DoxX family protein gives rise to the protein MFGVRSVTFFLARLILGYIFIMHGWQKLHTNGISNVEKSFDAMGVPAPDLAAQYATWVEFIGGILLILGLLLPLVSILLIADMIGAIAYAHWDHGFWNNDGGYELPLALIGGLLAVGFAQSGGAAADHYVFRRRRRTAVVD
- the rfbC gene encoding dTDP-4-dehydrorhamnose 3,5-epimerase, yielding MKVRPLAIDGAWELTPVQHGDARGLFAEVFKGDLLEEVVGHRLDLAQVNLSVSAAGVLRGVHFADVPPGQAKYVTCPSGAILDVIVDIRVGSPTFGTYDTVLLDDVDRRAVYLSEGLGHAFCSLADGSTVTYLCSTGYNPTAEHGINPLDPELAITWPTTARDGTPLDYELSAKDTAAPGLSDARESGLLPEYADVTAYLRSLADG
- a CDS encoding polysaccharide biosynthesis protein, with protein sequence MSDDVDQGPVRGTIGRVTVATLIAAASGYLVLLLAARHLGAAGYAVFAVFWAAYGMVTGTQNGQLQETTRAVRAALDTHRTPADRLRARPWLINTTIGLVLAALVAATSPLWSGQVFTDERWLSVLLLSVGVASFAVYAHLAGALSGALAWGPFAVLLSVDALIRLVGAVVAVALDGEVTAFLVITVIGSVSWMAVLLTSSEARAAVGLHGDVTPRHFTGNTVTAMAAAAASAVLVMGFPVLINATGGDDADTATVGAVVLAVTLTRAPLLVPLNSFQGVLITRFVDGRRHLMVALRAPVAVVAAIGVVGSAAAWLVGPWLLTTVFGADFQLAGVTLAAFTLGATALALLTVTGAAAIAVGSHRWYATGWWVATLASAGLLLVPLGVEGRVAIALIGGPIVGMSIHGLAFARRSAAMAVSTRD
- a CDS encoding DUF2304 domain-containing protein; its protein translation is MIWLQIVTIVGIVALVTFFIVNRGTARSSAGVKILFVAFVVFGVYAMLRQDDVTWMANQIGIQRGLDLVLFLLVIAFAFTTVSTYLKFREIEIKYARLARAIALQNSENQKET
- a CDS encoding glycosyltransferase family 2 protein translates to MVSGSTSNDDVWLVIPVYNEAQVIRKVASDAAKVFPNIVCVDDGSTDNSAAEIASAGVRLVRHPVNLGQGAAIQTGVEYARAQPGARFFVTFDADGQHRVDDVVAMVERLRTEPVDIVVGTRFAEGRSESVPMIRRMALRTIVFLSPRTRRLGLTDAHNGLRAFNKTVADQLDLIMNGMSHASEFVALIDHHQWRVTEQPVTILYTDYSRAKGQSLINGVNIVADGLLHTRMRK
- a CDS encoding M1 family metallopeptidase, with translation MPGKSSRGLRQPLLGAPLDGLDPYLPDNGNLGYRISRYDLELEYKVSPNRLAGTATLTATSFIQLRRFTLDLASSMSVSRVTIDGKRARHSHRNRKLAITPEAPIPPGGALTIVIRYSGSPRPIRGPWGEVGWEELTDGALCANQPNGAGSWFPCDDHPGAKAPFRISITTDSPYYALANGVLESKRTRAAQTTWVYQQVEPMSTYLASVQIGMYKKKTLATKPVPVEAILPHRLMHNLDIDFGRQTEMVEAFVEMFGPYPFPAYTVVITDDELDIPIEAQSFSIFGANHCDGTRHAERLVAHELAHQWFGNSVTLSRWRDIWLHEGFACYAEWLWSQHSGGRSAAEWARVYYDKLAEHPVRATLTDPGPRRMFDDWVYKRGALTLHALRLSIGDGNFFALLRRWTDKYRYGSATTEDFIALAANYSTMSLGPLWDDWLFTAALPAFPGPS
- a CDS encoding glycosyltransferase family 2 protein, with the translated sequence MPIDVMMPFYGDVAQFRQAVTSVLAQRDGDLRLVVIDDCYPDPEPREWLTSLTDPRVHYLRNETNLGVNGNFRRCVELVEAEHFVVMGCDDVMLPDYLGTVRALARDHPDAVVIAPGVEVIDDRDDVVRPLGDRIKAFLTPKPAVGAAATTLTGEAMATSLYHGNWTYFPSLLWRTAAVRDVGFRPGLEIVLDLALLVDLAATGGSLVHDPTVVFRYRRHEASVSSVQAVDGRRFAEENAFFAVEARRCADLGWHRAARAARFHATSRLNHAQSRVLTAIAALRRANARP